Proteins found in one Solitalea lacus genomic segment:
- a CDS encoding DUF1801 domain-containing protein: MQSKATTVDQYIDELPEDRKKAFAELRKVIKENISEGFQEGMGYGMAGYVVPHSKYPAGYHCDPKLPLPFMGFASQKNFIAVYHMGIYADPKLLNWFTEAHAKASPKKLDMGKSCLRYKKPEDIPYKLIGELVSKITPDEWIEMYESNFKDQRKRK, translated from the coding sequence ATGCAATCGAAAGCAACAACTGTTGATCAGTACATAGATGAGCTTCCGGAAGACAGGAAGAAAGCGTTTGCTGAATTAAGAAAAGTGATCAAAGAGAATATTTCCGAGGGTTTTCAGGAAGGTATGGGCTATGGCATGGCCGGTTACGTAGTGCCACATAGCAAATACCCTGCAGGCTATCACTGTGATCCAAAATTACCCCTACCATTTATGGGGTTTGCCTCCCAGAAAAATTTTATTGCTGTCTATCACATGGGTATATATGCTGATCCGAAACTATTAAATTGGTTTACTGAAGCCCATGCCAAAGCATCTCCAAAAAAATTGGATATGGGCAAGAGTTGTTTGCGCTATAAAAAGCCGGAAGACATTCCATATAAACTTATCGGCGAACTGGTTTCTAAAATAACACCTGATGAGTGGATTGAAATGTATGAAAGTAATTTTAAAGACCAAAGGAAAAGAAAATAG
- a CDS encoding RNA polymerase sigma factor — translation MIAFRTLSDYELTGLLQQGDQHAFAELFQRYNRLLFVHAHKLLNDKEEAKDLVQEVFTSLWDNHANLTIKANFAGFLYTSIKNKILDKISHKKVESKYLESLQDFINKGEAQTDHLLRTKQLQSLIEMEISYLPPKMRAIFELSRKLNLSHKEIAAELNISEKTVKNQINNALKILRKKLGFFTYLLFIINHYFNLCSLLILFFKGWR, via the coding sequence ATGATAGCTTTCCGTACACTCTCTGATTATGAATTAACCGGTTTACTACAGCAAGGAGACCAGCATGCATTTGCTGAACTTTTTCAGCGATACAACAGGTTGCTGTTTGTTCATGCTCATAAACTGCTTAATGACAAGGAAGAAGCCAAAGACCTCGTACAGGAAGTATTTACCTCCCTTTGGGATAACCATGCAAACCTAACCATAAAGGCCAATTTTGCCGGATTCTTATATACCAGTATCAAAAATAAGATACTGGATAAAATTTCTCACAAAAAAGTAGAGTCTAAATATCTGGAATCCTTACAAGACTTTATTAATAAGGGTGAAGCACAAACGGATCACCTTCTCCGTACAAAACAGTTGCAATCACTTATTGAAATGGAGATTTCCTATCTCCCACCAAAAATGAGAGCGATATTTGAACTCAGCCGAAAGCTTAATCTTTCTCACAAAGAAATTGCGGCAGAACTAAATATTTCTGAAAAAACGGTTAAGAATCAAATAAATAATGCATTGAAAATTCTTCGCAAAAAACTAGGATTCTTTACCTACTTGCTCTTCATCATAAACCACTATTTTAACCTTTGCAGCTTACTCATTCTGTTTTTTAAAGGTTGGCGATAA
- a CDS encoding dihydrofolate reductase family protein, which translates to MRKVIAAINMTIDGICDHTAGLPDEEIHQHYADLLDSADVILYGRTTYQLMQYWQKLIKNPSGEKTADDFARAIDKISKIVFSHKLKNTDWDSAELATKPIEELVRELKQQSGKDILVGSRSLIIQLMNLNLIDEFQLCVHPVIAGKGLPLFENINDRTIFKLKKSKNFINGAVMLYYEPTI; encoded by the coding sequence ATGAGAAAAGTAATTGCGGCAATCAATATGACAATTGACGGAATTTGCGACCACACAGCAGGGCTGCCGGACGAAGAAATACATCAACATTACGCTGACCTTTTAGACAGTGCAGACGTTATCCTTTATGGAAGGACAACATATCAGCTAATGCAATATTGGCAGAAGCTAATAAAAAATCCATCAGGTGAAAAAACAGCGGACGACTTCGCTAGAGCAATTGACAAAATTTCAAAAATTGTTTTTTCTCACAAACTCAAGAATACAGACTGGGACAGTGCGGAACTTGCAACTAAACCTATTGAAGAATTGGTTAGAGAATTGAAGCAACAATCAGGTAAAGACATTCTTGTTGGCAGTCGTAGTTTAATTATACAGCTAATGAACCTGAATTTAATTGACGAATTCCAACTTTGTGTTCATCCTGTAATTGCAGGAAAAGGATTGCCGTTATTTGAGAATATAAATGATAGGACTATTTTCAAACTCAAAAAGTCTAAAAACTTTATTAACGGAGCAGTTATGCTGTATTATGAACCGACAATATAA
- a CDS encoding gliding motility-associated C-terminal domain-containing protein, whose translation MRERISPYGLALLFFFIFIFTLKSNAQGTSNKGTDFWVPYAGHVDGTNSRLTLFITSEYAAIVRIQAIGLDSIVTLQPNEAKSIVINPKVYNLYVGTSDGVEVGKAIHVTSDKPVIVYSHISNAARSAACLVYPTNTLGLNYYAISYVQIQDAQNEKRSSQFTIVGVEDGTEIEVTPTQDSRGNSSHKANQPFVITLNTGDVYQYQSQFDLSGSQFRTVNGCKPFSVFSGSSKNGFCEDGNAVNSNNASGQDNLYQQLLPVSAWGKNFVAAPFYNTLNGSWDIYRVQVAEDNTTINVNGSITSANGDMLNNPYKKGDIITFKSQSSTIIKADKPISVAQFQTSQNCNPNNRSRVLFPGDPEMTILNPVEQTLKDVTVYSAVSTPSAPTNIRSHYINIIIKTSGAPTLTVDGESFGTNPEGAAFVVNNFIKINEEYSYIIVDVTQSSNINPTHRIKADIGFVAIAYGYGSFESYGYLAGADLKNLSKFIEPANAVSKEPLTVGCVNSPFNLFLILPYQTTSLKWDLGNGTLVTDPNPTAHFVLQSFNGETLYKYSYVNPTISYNQAGTYAIKAHVVNPNPIACTADEVIELSYEVFDLPVASFEVINPQCKGAEISFIDKSTSGGKSLKRWIWDFGDGTPPEVRLNADPFTHIFTSSGDFQVKLSVESETGCSSATHFNKTVHIKELPVVKTQVTQPNCESQEISFFDKSITAEGSISKWTWDFGDSLSTANNSNLQNPTHVFTKAGKYIVKLTVETDLGCINTLSKEITVGAMPIADFITPDICITDAAADFKNITSISDGSDSNLNFLWNFGDPASGSKNTATTRDATHLYPRDGEFTVTLTVTSNKGCVSTKQKKFTVNGLSPVSEFTANIASVCSGDEVTFEDKSTVSPGKVIRLEWYFDETDHAGNSAYKLVELRPDTVSGRKYVFKYPETHNLTPKLIDVRMRAFSGTLCFSDKTHQITIKGKPAIEFNPIKDVCINDAPFLCKAKEIYGFSGNFRYSGPGVSPNGLFDPQIAGLGTHTITYTFTTVDGCSAEKSQTFTVNPNPVVNVGNDVTILKGGEVKLNAISPNKNMKYKWTPAIGLSNDTIPNPVAIPEKDTKYTVTVYSESGCTAMDDIIVYVRNPDIPNVFSPNGDGVNDKWEIKYIESWGNVDIMVFNRYGQPVYVAKGNYSAWDGTFKGIEVPIGVYYFVISPNNGRKKLAGSITLLR comes from the coding sequence ATGAGAGAGAGAATCTCACCGTATGGGCTTGCTTTGCTATTTTTTTTCATTTTCATTTTCACCCTAAAAAGTAATGCTCAGGGTACTTCTAATAAAGGAACAGATTTTTGGGTCCCATATGCGGGGCACGTCGATGGTACCAATTCACGTTTAACCTTATTTATCACTTCTGAGTATGCTGCAATTGTTCGAATTCAGGCCATTGGTTTAGATTCCATTGTAACATTGCAACCCAATGAAGCAAAATCCATTGTAATCAATCCCAAAGTCTATAATTTGTATGTTGGTACTTCGGATGGGGTAGAGGTGGGAAAAGCGATACATGTAACATCTGACAAACCAGTGATTGTTTATTCGCACATTTCCAATGCAGCCCGCTCAGCAGCCTGTTTGGTATACCCAACAAATACACTGGGACTTAACTATTATGCTATTTCCTACGTGCAAATTCAGGATGCCCAGAACGAAAAAAGGTCTTCGCAGTTCACCATTGTTGGTGTAGAAGATGGAACAGAAATTGAAGTAACTCCTACTCAAGACAGCCGGGGAAATTCATCACATAAAGCCAACCAGCCTTTTGTAATAACCTTAAATACCGGAGATGTTTATCAGTATCAGTCACAGTTCGATTTGTCGGGATCGCAGTTTAGGACCGTAAACGGATGTAAACCGTTCTCGGTATTTTCGGGAAGTTCGAAAAATGGTTTTTGTGAAGATGGAAATGCTGTAAATTCCAACAATGCATCAGGCCAGGACAATCTTTACCAGCAGCTTTTGCCGGTTTCTGCCTGGGGGAAAAACTTTGTAGCCGCACCATTTTACAATACCTTAAATGGAAGCTGGGATATTTACCGTGTTCAGGTTGCTGAAGATAATACCACTATAAACGTAAACGGCTCTATTACTTCTGCTAATGGCGATATGTTAAATAACCCTTATAAAAAAGGAGATATCATAACGTTTAAAAGCCAAAGCAGCACCATTATTAAAGCTGATAAACCCATAAGTGTTGCACAGTTTCAAACATCTCAGAATTGTAATCCGAACAACCGCAGCAGGGTGCTCTTTCCAGGAGATCCGGAAATGACGATTCTAAATCCGGTAGAGCAAACATTGAAAGATGTAACAGTTTATTCGGCTGTTTCGACCCCTAGTGCGCCAACGAATATCAGAAGCCACTACATCAATATAATCATTAAAACAAGCGGGGCGCCAACTCTTACAGTAGATGGCGAAAGTTTTGGCACTAATCCTGAAGGAGCAGCTTTTGTTGTAAACAATTTTATAAAAATTAATGAGGAGTATAGCTACATCATTGTTGATGTCACCCAATCTTCTAACATTAATCCAACGCATAGAATTAAAGCCGACATTGGTTTTGTAGCCATTGCTTATGGCTATGGAAGTTTTGAATCTTACGGTTATCTGGCCGGTGCGGATCTGAAAAACTTAAGCAAATTTATTGAACCTGCAAATGCAGTTTCAAAAGAGCCTTTAACAGTAGGATGTGTAAATTCCCCATTTAACTTGTTTTTGATATTACCTTATCAGACTACCAGTTTGAAATGGGATTTAGGTAATGGAACACTAGTAACTGATCCCAATCCAACTGCTCATTTCGTTTTACAGTCCTTTAATGGAGAAACATTGTATAAGTACAGTTATGTAAATCCAACCATAAGTTATAATCAGGCTGGTACTTATGCGATTAAAGCACATGTAGTTAATCCTAATCCTATAGCTTGTACAGCTGACGAAGTGATAGAATTGAGCTATGAGGTCTTTGACTTACCGGTAGCTTCTTTCGAAGTGATAAATCCGCAATGTAAAGGAGCTGAAATTAGTTTTATTGACAAAAGTACAAGTGGTGGTAAAAGCCTGAAAAGATGGATTTGGGATTTTGGAGATGGAACTCCACCGGAAGTAAGGTTAAATGCCGATCCATTTACGCATATTTTTACTTCAAGCGGTGATTTTCAGGTAAAGCTAAGTGTAGAATCAGAAACCGGCTGCTCATCAGCAACCCACTTTAATAAAACGGTGCATATTAAGGAACTTCCGGTTGTTAAAACGCAGGTAACGCAGCCTAACTGCGAAAGTCAAGAAATAAGTTTCTTTGATAAATCTATCACAGCGGAAGGATCTATTTCAAAATGGACATGGGATTTCGGTGATTCACTTTCAACTGCTAATAATTCCAATCTGCAAAACCCTACTCATGTTTTTACCAAGGCAGGAAAATACATTGTAAAATTAACCGTGGAAACGGATTTAGGCTGTATAAATACCTTATCTAAGGAGATAACAGTAGGCGCTATGCCAATTGCTGATTTTATAACACCCGATATTTGTATTACAGATGCAGCGGCAGATTTCAAGAACATCACATCTATCTCCGATGGCTCTGATTCCAATTTAAATTTTCTTTGGAATTTCGGAGATCCGGCATCAGGAAGCAAAAACACGGCCACGACCAGAGACGCAACCCATTTATATCCTCGAGATGGCGAGTTTACAGTTACACTAACCGTTACTTCAAACAAGGGCTGTGTAAGCACAAAGCAAAAGAAATTCACCGTAAACGGATTAAGTCCCGTTTCTGAGTTTACTGCAAATATTGCCTCTGTATGTAGTGGAGATGAAGTTACATTTGAAGATAAGTCGACCGTTAGTCCCGGTAAAGTGATTCGATTAGAATGGTACTTTGATGAAACCGATCACGCAGGTAATAGTGCTTATAAATTAGTTGAGCTTAGACCTGATACAGTAAGTGGTAGAAAATATGTTTTTAAATATCCTGAAACACATAATCTAACACCTAAGTTGATTGATGTAAGGATGAGAGCTTTTTCCGGAACGCTTTGTTTTTCTGATAAAACTCATCAGATTACCATAAAAGGAAAACCGGCAATTGAATTTAACCCAATAAAGGATGTTTGTATTAATGATGCTCCTTTTTTGTGTAAAGCCAAAGAAATTTATGGATTTAGTGGTAATTTCAGGTATTCAGGCCCTGGAGTATCGCCTAATGGTTTATTTGATCCCCAAATTGCAGGTTTGGGTACACACACAATTACATATACGTTTACAACGGTTGATGGATGCAGCGCAGAAAAAAGTCAAACTTTTACTGTTAATCCCAATCCTGTAGTTAATGTCGGTAACGATGTTACCATATTAAAGGGTGGAGAGGTTAAACTGAATGCGATTTCTCCAAATAAGAATATGAAATATAAATGGACACCTGCTATAGGGCTTAGCAATGATACAATTCCTAATCCTGTAGCAATTCCTGAAAAGGATACTAAATATACAGTAACTGTTTATTCAGAATCAGGGTGTACTGCAATGGATGATATTATAGTTT
- a CDS encoding FecR family protein codes for MNKTDIIQLLEKYKMGQCTAEEVALLESWYLELSQKPSTLSQTEVEDAEKEMWDNLKQHIEPKTVRLWPRIAIAASLAFAIAFGGYLYLSNQKQKTEQAPSYAIDIAPGKNSATLILADGKKIILSDATKGELAKEAGVSISKTAEGQIVYEVKDISDVSNRLNTLSTARGETFQVRLPDGTMVMLNAASSIKYPVSFASLKTRNVELNGEAYFEVTKDKTHPFIVKSGNQEVEVLGTHFNVNNYADEIGIKTTLLEGSVKVVNTLSQLSNVLKPGEQAEVNALGQISVDKVNVSKAVAWTNGKFVFENESIESIMRKLARWYDVEVVYTSDVSNIAFSGIMSRNSSIAGILNKISHTGAVHFKIDGRRVTVMP; via the coding sequence ATGAATAAGACAGATATAATACAATTGTTAGAAAAGTATAAAATGGGGCAGTGCACAGCGGAAGAAGTTGCATTACTTGAAAGCTGGTATCTGGAGCTATCGCAAAAGCCGAGTACACTTAGCCAAACTGAGGTAGAGGATGCTGAAAAGGAGATGTGGGATAACCTCAAACAACATATTGAACCGAAAACTGTTAGGTTATGGCCTCGAATTGCTATAGCCGCATCTTTAGCGTTTGCCATTGCTTTTGGCGGATATCTATATCTAAGTAATCAAAAGCAAAAAACAGAGCAAGCTCCCTCCTATGCAATCGATATTGCCCCTGGAAAGAATTCGGCTACACTCATTTTGGCCGATGGCAAGAAAATCATTTTATCAGATGCCACAAAAGGAGAATTGGCAAAAGAAGCCGGGGTGAGTATTTCAAAAACTGCTGAAGGGCAAATTGTGTATGAGGTAAAAGATATAAGCGATGTGTCAAATAGGTTAAATACGCTCTCTACTGCTCGGGGAGAAACCTTTCAGGTTCGTTTGCCAGATGGAACAATGGTAATGCTTAACGCCGCTTCCTCAATTAAATATCCTGTAAGCTTTGCTTCTCTTAAAACACGTAATGTTGAACTTAACGGCGAAGCTTATTTTGAAGTAACTAAAGATAAAACGCATCCTTTCATTGTAAAATCAGGAAATCAGGAGGTTGAGGTATTGGGTACGCATTTCAATGTTAATAACTATGCTGATGAAATTGGTATAAAAACCACATTGCTAGAAGGTTCTGTTAAAGTAGTTAATACTTTATCTCAATTATCAAATGTGCTTAAGCCAGGTGAACAAGCAGAGGTAAATGCGTTAGGGCAAATATCAGTGGATAAAGTTAACGTGAGCAAGGCCGTTGCCTGGACAAACGGAAAATTTGTTTTTGAAAATGAAAGCATTGAAAGCATTATGCGAAAATTAGCCCGCTGGTACGACGTTGAGGTAGTTTATACGAGTGATGTAAGCAATATTGCCTTTTCAGGAATAATGAGTAGGAATTCTTCTATTGCTGGAATCTTGAATAAGATTTCACATACCGGAGCTGTTCACTTTAAAATAGATGGAAGGAGGGTAACCGTTATGCCGTAA
- a CDS encoding VOC family protein → MTIKESNITINVKDLDKSISFYESIGLLVKKRWGNYYAQLTVPGIVIGLHPTSEANLNGGGSGNVSIGFTTDNFEETKSELEKLSIKTTYRQEEGGRFLHFNDPDGTELCFIKPKW, encoded by the coding sequence ATGACAATAAAAGAGTCCAATATTACAATTAATGTTAAGGACTTGGACAAATCCATTTCATTTTACGAATCTATCGGCTTACTAGTAAAAAAGCGTTGGGGGAATTACTATGCACAATTGACCGTACCAGGTATTGTTATCGGGCTTCATCCAACAAGTGAAGCTAATCTGAATGGAGGAGGCTCTGGAAATGTTTCAATTGGCTTCACGACAGACAATTTTGAAGAAACAAAATCTGAATTGGAGAAATTATCTATTAAGACAACTTACAGACAAGAAGAGGGCGGGCGGTTTCTACACTTTAATGATCCTGACGGAACAGAACTGTGTTTTATTAAACCTAAATGGTAA
- a CDS encoding IS1380 family transposase, giving the protein MELEIGYTDKELTPWGGMVLLRKMLDKIGFGQKLTECADLPQPGSNRGYDAKTIIESFMVSVWCGANRFLHTEVTRHDAALAKIFEWRRTPGQDTHKRFFAKFNQAMNQRVSCQLYSWLFEQVPFDNYTLDCDSSILTRYGTAQQGACKGYNPVKPGRMSHHPLMAFVADVKMVANFWLRSGNSSASEGFVPFLEDTLEKLKSKTVSLIRLDSGFYSKGVMEYLEEKQLNYVIAARFYEPIQTHISSLQTWLKLDEGIEISEMKYQSPLWDQPRRMVVVRQRLKDRPQATGKTLRLFAEDELYNQYRYSCYVTNLSLSGAEVWRLYRGRADAENRIKELKYDFGLDSFNLKQFFGTEAALNFAMIAYNLMAIFRQFILQSKVQHTLSTLRYKTFAIGAYFEQDGDRMILKMALHLKRREWFTGLWAHAKSFQHPFVFSNA; this is encoded by the coding sequence ATGGAATTAGAAATTGGCTATACAGACAAGGAACTGACGCCCTGGGGCGGGATGGTTTTGCTTCGCAAAATGCTCGACAAGATCGGATTTGGCCAAAAGCTCACCGAGTGTGCTGATTTGCCGCAGCCGGGTTCTAATCGGGGATATGATGCAAAAACGATCATTGAATCCTTTATGGTCAGTGTGTGGTGTGGGGCCAATCGGTTTCTGCATACCGAAGTTACCCGTCACGATGCTGCCTTGGCTAAGATATTTGAGTGGAGGCGCACACCCGGTCAAGACACCCATAAGCGTTTTTTTGCCAAATTTAACCAGGCCATGAACCAACGGGTGAGTTGCCAACTGTATAGTTGGTTGTTTGAACAAGTACCGTTTGATAACTATACCTTGGATTGTGATTCGTCCATATTGACCCGCTACGGAACCGCTCAGCAGGGGGCCTGCAAAGGGTACAATCCGGTAAAGCCCGGCCGGATGTCGCACCATCCCTTAATGGCGTTTGTTGCCGATGTGAAGATGGTGGCCAATTTTTGGTTGCGCAGCGGCAACAGCAGTGCATCGGAAGGTTTTGTTCCTTTTCTGGAAGACACCCTTGAGAAACTGAAATCAAAGACGGTCAGTCTGATCCGCTTGGATAGCGGTTTCTACTCAAAGGGGGTGATGGAGTATCTGGAAGAAAAGCAACTGAATTATGTCATTGCTGCCCGATTTTATGAGCCCATCCAAACCCACATTTCTTCTTTGCAAACCTGGCTAAAACTGGATGAAGGCATTGAAATCAGTGAGATGAAGTACCAAAGCCCGCTTTGGGATCAACCTCGAAGGATGGTAGTGGTGAGGCAACGCTTGAAAGACAGGCCACAGGCTACGGGAAAAACCCTTCGGTTATTTGCTGAAGATGAACTGTACAATCAGTACCGATACAGCTGTTACGTCACTAATCTAAGCCTGTCCGGGGCAGAAGTGTGGCGTTTGTACCGCGGCAGGGCAGATGCGGAAAACAGGATCAAAGAACTGAAATACGACTTTGGGTTGGATAGTTTTAACCTAAAACAGTTTTTTGGTACAGAAGCCGCCCTCAACTTTGCCATGATTGCCTATAATCTCATGGCCATTTTCAGGCAATTTATCCTGCAAAGCAAGGTGCAGCACACACTCTCTACATTACGATATAAAACTTTTGCCATTGGAGCCTATTTTGAGCAGGATGGAGATCGGATGATACTCAAAATGGCCTTACATCTTAAACGACGGGAATGGTTCACCGGACTTTGGGCACATGCCAAATCATTCCAACATCCATTTGTCTTTTCTAATGCGTAA
- a CDS encoding YSC84-related protein, translating into MKTIKGLTLQLLLFGVITSVYAQSDSKKQKIVEDSQNAKTEFIKADKEMSDLFSKAYGYAIFPNVGKGGVGVGGAAGTGTVYEQEKFIGMAKLSQVSVGFQFGGQAYQEVIFFEDNKAMDRFKKNKIEFSAQVSAVAAASGASANAKYVEGVMVFTKQKGGLMYEAAVGGQKFKFEPK; encoded by the coding sequence ATGAAAACAATAAAAGGCCTTACCCTCCAGCTATTGTTGTTTGGAGTGATAACCTCAGTGTATGCCCAATCAGATTCAAAGAAACAGAAGATTGTTGAAGATAGCCAAAATGCAAAGACTGAATTCATTAAAGCTGACAAGGAAATGAGTGACTTGTTCAGCAAGGCATATGGATATGCAATCTTTCCCAATGTTGGTAAGGGAGGCGTAGGGGTTGGCGGTGCTGCTGGTACAGGTACGGTTTATGAACAAGAAAAATTCATCGGTATGGCCAAGCTATCTCAGGTTAGCGTTGGGTTCCAATTCGGAGGGCAGGCATATCAGGAAGTAATTTTCTTCGAAGACAATAAAGCCATGGATCGATTCAAGAAAAATAAGATAGAATTTTCCGCACAGGTTTCAGCTGTCGCTGCAGCTTCAGGGGCATCGGCAAATGCGAAATACGTGGAGGGCGTTATGGTTTTCACAAAGCAAAAAGGAGGTTTGATGTATGAAGCCGCTGTAGGAGGTCAAAAATTCAAGTTCGAGCCTAAGTAA